Sequence from the Mixophyes fleayi isolate aMixFle1 chromosome 4, aMixFle1.hap1, whole genome shotgun sequence genome:
attaacgtgtcaatttattaaaattgattagctggCACAGCGGCTCCAAataatctatagtaaagtgatAACAATCACGATCATTTTACTAACAGGCTCTTAATGGCCTGGCTGACTTAGCAATGGAGAGGAGCAAGAAGCCTACTGAGGAGGGATCCGAATACCCCTCTCCTGCCCTGCTCTCCGAATAGGTTATAAACTCTAACACCATCTGCAGATGGCGCTAACTACTGGGGTCAAGCCCCGAATGTTGGAACTTAAAAAAAGGACAAAATCGCGGCCCCTGTAGACACCTATGGGAACTGGATATGCAATTGAAGAGGCTGGGACAGCAGCAAATATCACCATCCTCTATTAATAAATAGCCTAGAAAAACTAGCAGAAATCTACTGAGGTTCCTAAATAGGCCTCTCTATTGTTGTTGTTCCTCCTCCCACCAACGCATTTCATTTGTATAATCTTTATCAAGGCGATGGGGAATCAAATTTATGTTGGACTTATATATCGCTCTCCGTCAATCACATAATATTATATCAGCGCCAATATATAGAAAAGTGAAAACCCCTTTACCTACCTGGTTTTTGTACATGAATACAATATAGACAGTATATAACTGATTTGTTAAATACaccagatagatatatagatatatcatcTGGTGCATTTAACAtatcatttatatacatacattgcTTTTCAGAATTGAGAGATATTgcatctatatctgtatagatgtatgtgtaaataatatatatatatatatatatatatatatatatatatatatatatatatatatatataaaggaataaaggaaacacgacgccacatggtgtattaccacaatatattaatgtagtaagagagagtaaagtggaggagtcagagatgtactcaaggataataacttctctccggtagggctaatgaaaccaaaagggtgaatagatatatacaaaagtgacagcacactgtgttcaatgccaccaatgtaatcaccaataaacataaaactgcgtaccagataaaagaaccagaagatgtatggatcagttcaatggaaaactccaaatctgTGCAGCTGTtgccagtaacgtcactcatccaaatgTACAATTCTGTTAGGAAGAGCGATGGGCTGCAGACAGTGCCAGTAGGGTCTACACAGGCAGCCAGGGGAGTCTGCTCTccatggattatatatatatatatatcacaattcaTAAGCTATTCAAGGAAGCAATATGCTACAGCTGTTCGATCATAACTACAATAGTGACATCTCTCATTTAAATAACTTGCATAATGTAATACAGATTTCTGATTGATATATGTCTGACCCAAATACACAGAAGTAGGAAATCAGCAGCTAAAAAATAGAGGTTTAATCAGGCACTAAGCTCAGGACAGGTAGCAGGGAGCTTGGTCTGCACCAGGAGAAATGTGCAAACAAGAACCAATActccagtaaataaataaataaaacagccaAATGAGGACGCACAATCTATAACAGACAACTACTCCCAGATGTAGCGCCGGCACTTTAAGGATCACGCATGCGCAGAGAGTGCGAGCAGTCAGAAGTTTGGATTTCCGCTGCGGGCGCTGCCTGGAGGGAGCAACACAGATGAGTATTTAGGTAGAGCccggtctcccccccccccacccctgtgcATGTAGGATCCGCTAATCCCCGAGGTCTCATGTCTGTAACCTTCTTATTGCACTGTGATTGGCAGCTCACACTGTGGAGGGTCCCAGTTACCCCGCTTGGGGGTATTACAGAGCTGCACAATTGCTCTTAAGTTTGTTCAGTCAGTTCCTGCACCTACCTCGTCACCCACAGCACTGGGTACGTTTGCATTGAATGTCACAAGTGTCCCTCAGTTTGCAATCTGTGGAATTAGTGTATTGTACAGGGCATTGGTGGGAGATGGAGGGGTTACATCATAGTAATGTACAGATGGGGGGCTGGGCTTGTTAGAATACAGTTATGTTCTGTCCTATAAGCCCCACCCACAGGAACACTGAAATTTAGGGTAACTTTGCTGAAATATGATTTTGTCTTCCAGCTGCTGATCTCTGGTAGAAGTTCAGTTTCAAGGATCTGGAGTTATTCCAGTAAGTTGTGATGTTATATATAATGGCCAGGGCcgaactgggactaaaaatcagccctggcatgtaAAGCGCACAGACCGACATGCtgcgggctccatgcactatattgtgcACGGTGAAGCTGGCGCAGTGCatcatgatgtagtatgagtgtgtgttttgggggatatttatttattctaaaaaCCCTTAACATTACATTCTTAGCACCCATATTGCATCAATAAATACCACGGcgatacattattagtacccaaattacagcaaaaaataaccacacacacacacatactacatgaatacccaccacattacagcgtccagcatcacctcccacgtTACAGCATATAGcatcacccacattacagcaaccagcatcacccccacattacagcgtccagcatcacccccacattacagcatccagcatcacttcCCACGTTACAGCGTCcatcatcacccccacattacagcatccagcatcacctccacattacagcatccagcatcacttcCCACGTTACAGCGTCcatcatcacccccacattacagcaaccagcatcacccccacattacagcgtccagcatcacccccacattacagcaaccagcatcacccccacattacagcgtccagcatcacccccacattacagcgtccagcatcacctctcACATTAGAGTCCAGCATcattccccacattacagcaaccagcatcacccccacattacagcaaccagcatcacccccacattacagcgcccagcatcaccccacacattacagcaaccggcaacacctcccacattacagcaaccagcatcactccccacattacagcgcccagcatcaccccacacattacagcaaccggcatcacctcccacattacagcaaccagcatcactccccacattacagcgtccagcatcacctcccacattacagagtccagcatcacccccacattacagcaaccagcatcaccccccacattacagcgtccagcatcacctcccacattacagcgtccagcatcacctcccacattacagcgtccagcatcactcccacattacagcaaccagcatcactccccacattacagcaaccagcatcactccccacattacagcatccagcatcacctcccacattacagagtccagcatcactccccacattacagcgtccagcatcactccccacattacagcgtccagcatcactcccacattacagcaaccagcatcactccccacattacagcattcagcatcacctcccacattacagcgtccagcatcacctcccacattacagcgtccagcatcactccccacattacagcaaccggcatcacctcccacattacagcaaccagcatcactccccacattacagcgtccagcatcacctcccacattacagagtccagcatcacccccacattacagcaaccagcatcaccccccacattacagcgtccagcatcacctcccacattacagcgtccagcatcacctcccacattacagcgtccagcatcactcccacattacagcaaccagcatcactccccacattacagcatccagcatcacctcccacattacagagtccagcatcactccccacattacagcgtccagcatcactccccacattacagcgtccagcatcactcccacattacagcaaccagcatcactccccacattacagcattcagcatcacctcccacattacagcgtccagcatcacctcccacattacagcgtccagcatcactccccacattacagcgtccagcatcactccccacattacagcgtccagcatcactccccacattacagcgtccagcatcacctcccacattacagcgtccagcatcaccccccacattacagcatccagcatcactccccacattacagcgtccagcatcacctccagcATCACCCctacattacagtgtccagcatcacctcccacattacagcgtccagtatcaccccccacattacagagtccatcatcactcccacattacagcgtccatcatcactcccacattacagcgtccatcatcacccccacattacagtgtccagcatcacccccacattacagcgtccatcatcacccccacattacagagtccatcatcacccccacattacagcatccagcatcacccccacattacagcgtccagcatcacctcccacattacagcgtccatcatcacccccacattacagcgtccatcatcacccccacattacagcatccagcatcacccccacattacagcgtccagcatcacctcccacattacagcgtccagcatcacctcccacattacagcgtccatcATCacttcccacattacagcgtccatcatcaccccccacattacagcgtccatcatcacctcccacattacagcgtccatcatcacctcccacattacagcgtccatcatcacccccacattacagcgtccagcatcactccccacattacagcgtccagcatcacctcccacattacagcatccagcatcaacccctcattacagcgtccagcatcaacCCCTCATTACAGCATcaagcatcacccccacattacagcgtccatcatcacctcccacattacagcgtccagcatcacctcccacattacagcgtccagcatcaccccccacattacagagtccagcatcaccccccacattacagagtccagcatcaccctacccccttgactcacaggcagggccgacgcggaattttgggccctggtacagcaagttctttgggcccccgtcataGTCAACAATGAGAGATTTGCCTTTGGcataagttcatattatgccacaccgtagtgcccccagttcatattatgccacattgtattaccctcaattcatattaggccatacagtagtgctcccagttcaagaaaggatacacactagaaaatatatgaacttatctGATTAttgcatcctgtgttctgttttcctactgggcgcgctgggcgaggagcgATCCGCAGCCGTCAgttcacacaggcagtcgggagcagggacagagggcagtggtcaaattggaaatttagaagtggggctATGTAAAATATAAGGGAATTGAGTATGAAggcttcatttatttttattttttattataacacttgtcccctctgcaTTCCCATCCTTCATTACTACCTGTGTTTTATGGTGGCTTCATCCTTGacgttcccattcttaagatgtctctccctttacactttcttttacccactgcaccacctcctcccctggcactctcacccctctccctgcaccacctcctcccctggcactctcgcccctctccctgcaccacctcctcccctagcactctcacccctctccctgcaccaccTCCTACTCTGGCACTCTCAGCCCTCTCCATGCGCCACCTCCTCTTTTGGCACTCTCGCCCCTCTCCCTGCACTaccctttccccccctccctgaCACTTttatccctctcccccccccccccgacactctcacccctctctctgcaccacccccccctctctctgcaccaccccccccccctgacactctcacccctctgcccccccctcccgcactctcacccctctccctgcaccacctcctcccctggcactctcacccctctccctgcaccacctcctcccctggcactctcatcCCTCTGCCCCATCCCCTTCCCCCccgcactctcacccctctccctgcaccaccTCCTACCCTGGTGCTGTGACACTCGCGGCACCCCAACTCCCCTCCTCCGCACGCGACTCGCAGGAAACCCCTGCGGCCCCTCCAACATTCCGGCTTCAGTGCAGAACTGGAAACTGTGTCCAGGTTGCAGGGCACAGTTCCAGTTtactgacagagggcagaggcagGCGAGGATAGGGgggggcatgcgcagagtgatttcacaGGCCCAGTAAATTGTCACGTATCATTCTTAAGTGGTGTCATCCTTTAATGTTCGCCGGTAATTTTAACACCATTTATCAAAGCAAAACAACAAATCAACAGCAGGGCCACAATAGTGTCAGAACATGGAACAGTAATGTAATCAGGGCTGGAGTTGTGTAATAATACTCAGCGTAGATTTTGTTGAAGTTGCAGAATGTTAATTTGGTATCCTCTAGGTTAAAAGTCCGGACCCTGGGGGCAGACAGCTCAGCTATCGCTGTGACCACAAGCTGAGCCAAAAAGTTGCGCCCTACATCTGTAACGCTTCACTGAAGCAGGCCGAACTTCACTCTTGTAACTTCAGGACGAATCTAAACAAGTGGGaaaagcaatggcactgacacgAGCTCCCCAGGTGCTACTGAATGACGGGAACAAGATACCGGAGGTTGGATTGGGCACATACTCTCCTGAGGAGGTGGGTGATCACCGCTGTCGTCAGCCATGTAAACAGCGCTTTGTGGTGTACACAGAGTGCATGACTGCTGCAATCCATTTATACTGTCTGACAGCACTTCTCTTACGCCATCGTATATCTTGCATTTAAAATGATTGCAGTGTAATCATGCAACCTTTGTTCTCTTGTAACCTTCACAGGCGCCTTTCAGGCTCCCGCAAGTCACGCAAATCATCCATTAATGCGTGAATATTACAAAGCGTGCTAAGGACATTCACCATATGCGTATAGCGGTATGATGGGAATAGTTGGCTAATAAAAATAAGCCACATTTGAAACTCTTGTCGTTCTAGGTTCCCAGGACCCTGGTGGAAGAGGCTGTGAAAGTAGCGCTGGACGTTGGGTATCGCCACATTGACGGTGCGTTTTGGTACGGCAATGAGGCAGAGGTCGGCCGGGCTATTAACGCCAAGATTGCAGACGGGACAGTGACCAGAGAGGACGTGTTCTACACCGGGAAGGTGACTGGATACTTTTGAAATGAtcgtagacctttttttttttcaactaagTATGTTTGGCTCCTTGTGCTACTGTACACGGAACCCCCTAAATCTACTCCGGTGCTACGTTTTTGGTGCAAAAGTGGTACaagaaaccaaaataaataaaaatatatatatatatataatcacactcAGACAGAGGAAAATATTTAGAAAGAGTGGAAATGTGATCATCCAGAGATGTGTGGTGTCATCCACATGTTTTCATGGTTGCAGTGTATGTAGCAAAGATCAAAATCCGTTGTTCACATTCTGTTCACATATGTCTGAGTTTTCAACAGGTGATTTCAGGCAGCAGTTACTTgtgtttctgccgtatctcttgctccagctacagggctagtctaagtcctgatcagtagtgatgacagctgtgtttgcaatcaggagtaactgtaaagatgtattttatgttcagtagacattaacagcatcctaataaatgtatttcatggagaaactttttttttttttttcacaatttcattaatgcctttattattaacaggtcacattaattatatatatatatatatatatattgcaaatgtaTAGTCCACATAGTCCACATAGGACGTATCGTGCAGCCTCTTGTATAGtagacctgcccccgatttccACAGGCGTTTTAATATAAACGCACATTGCATTCAGTATGAGTGCTGAATGAATCGGGCCATATATGTGTAGAATAGTGTACACGGAactgtgtttgtgtgtctatTCTTGTGTATCCATTCAGGGGCAAACacgggatttgtagaggggggtttccacaccacgccgccagtgggtgtgaccagcatgcatgggggcgtggctataattttggacagtgcttggctgctctccaactcttcctaaccccataatatacatgggcaatgctgcgtgcactactgttaggtgcacgcagctctcccttatcaagtagagctgtgtgaagtgggggcagggtccagccgcctcaattatacagtgccccaggcttggatggggggtttccaggcacaagcaaacccccccccccccccccccccccctcccctcggtttgcctatgccatttcaatatattaatatgttCTACAGTTAGTATTGTTATCGGGTGATCAAAGGTTCCCCAGATTGGAATTGTTGCTTTTACTTTTTTCACTCTTTAGTATTTCAAAtaaattcatttatttaatgtctAGACCTAAATGTTTCCAAGATTTAAAAATCCCTCTGTCGATCTCTTTCTATCCATCGTAACAACATCCCCTGTGACTGCTGTATAGGTTCAATAAGGGAGATGGTGAAATCCTTTTCCACATAAAAAAAAGCAATCCTTGTGTATGAGACGCAGATACCTTTAAATACCTGTTACATTGtaacacaagatactgcaaacaAAGGATCTGCCTTTAAAATGTGCAGTTATATATGTAGATTTTTCACAACCTTACCAATAATAAGGACACATGAGAGAAAATTGTGCACATGGGGTAAGATTTTTCCCCTATGcatggtggccaagtggttagcacttctgcctcacagcgctggggtcatggtttgcaattgaactcatgaccccagcactgtgataATATACAATGTAACCCCTCTGTACTCTCGCAAGTTCTCCAATCTCTTTTACGTTAGACAGATGCCCAAACTGTACTCCTACATTGTAGATGTCGACTGAGTCGTGACTTTGACAGTGTCCTCTTTATGAAATGTCCAACTTTATCCAACCTGACTCTTGAGCTGATCATTCTCTCTCTTCCCGCAGCTCTGGAACACGTTTCACGCCCCCGATAAAGTCCGCGTGGGGCTCGAAaagtctttgaagctgctgggactGAATTATATCGATCTTTTCCTCATCCATACTCCCGTTGAATTTAAGGTCATAATTACCAAtcagaaatgtaaaatgtaccATTTTTGCCTTCTTAGTATGGTcagacaccaggggcctgattcatctagcAATATAATTCCATTTATGTTCTGTatcttgcgtaaaatcgctctgcgcgtgCGCCAGATCCAGGCTGATGCCAGAGAACTGCATGCGATTCATTGTACCGCGCGAATCACCCTTCCCACTGCCTACCATTTGCTGGCGGAACGGGGTTTGGAAGGGGAGGAGCaatgtaggcaatatacagtaagggtgtgccgagaCCAGGCGACCGATTCAAGATCAGCGCATCTCTCGGAGACGTGATTTATAGCCGTAccatttgcagcagctacagggcaggtgtcaggGCCGACTGATGGTGATGACGAACGCTTATGCGCGCCGCAGCATGCTTTTGCAATTAGGAGaaactgtgaaaatgcattttatgtacggtGCACATTAACAACATCCAGATATATCTATTTCATGTAACAAAATAGttacaaatttatatatttaaatacatgtttataaAGGATTAATAGTAGCGGGtgttaatgtattaaatattttccGTCCGCTTGTAAAAAACACAAGTTGCACTCACTTTGCATTCCGTGATGAATCGGGTCCCTACATCTCTATATCCACCCTGTAGGGGTTTTAAAGagtttgattttgattttgttttatttaccttTCAGCCTAGCGATGACGTATTCCCAGTAGATGAAAACGGAAAACTGATTTATTCCAATACAGACATAAGGGACACCTGGAAGGTACGGCGTTTCAGCACTGAACTATAAACCCTTCTAGCGTAGAGTTGGAATCTGTCTACAGCCTTTGTCACATGTTGTAATAGGGTTGTCCACCTCCAGATAACTTTTACTAGCTGGTACACGCGttctatttcattgttttctattCCTAATTCCCATCTGCACTCTTCAGccctgtgatgacatcatcaggCAGATGTGTTGCCTTTGGATACAGCGTTTGGAGACACCTTTGTAAGCAATGCAGAGAGCAGAGCAGATTTGTGCCGTATCCAATGGCAAGGCAAATAAATaactgccaattttttttttttggagtattTTATTATGCCTATTATGTAGCAAATGTCTTATTTTATAGGCTATGGAGGACTGTAAAGAAGCTGGGCTGACCAAGTCCATCGGCGTCTCCAACT
This genomic interval carries:
- the LOC142153156 gene encoding aldo-keto reductase family 1 member C15-like, with product MALTRAPQVLLNDGNKIPEVGLGTYSPEEVPRTLVEEAVKVALDVGYRHIDGAFWYGNEAEVGRAINAKIADGTVTREDVFYTGKLWNTFHAPDKVRVGLEKSLKLLGLNYIDLFLIHTPVEFKPSDDVFPVDENGKLIYSNTDIRDTWKAMEDCKEAGLTKSIGVSNFNHRQIELILNMPGLRYKPVCNQVECHIYQNQPKMLAFCKSHDIVLVAFSVLGSNRDKWIAPNSPILLEDPALNAIARKHGRSPSQVALRHLLQRGIVVLAKSVTPERIKQNFQVFDFELSDDDIKTLDGCDRNWRFLNFCLWKDHPKFPFSEEY